A region of uncultured Anaeromusa sp. DNA encodes the following proteins:
- a CDS encoding LytS/YhcK type 5TM receptor domain-containing protein, whose protein sequence is MDVSIESIKNVGLIVLLAYPLTHYAVLQRSLVMISNSLDKVNLIVIFSILSIVTNIAGTEVFNGALLSSRIICPAIAGLISGPIVGTIVGVMGGLHRYTLGGFTALPDFLSMIASGIIGGFFYKHYREKRISFGKAFFLGAIAGTLELLLVVLLAKPSVLAFALVSWLGPANVIINAIGGGLFVSILKKVQHSQYSIGASYAEIATVIAQKTLPVVRGELDLKSAQKIASILLAEAGFGAVSINDGKKVLAFCGAGDEHHKVGDVVLPQMAMLTKHEIGIANSHAEIGCAYKACPLDSAIVVALNCGDERIGNLEVYKVRDVFHPPDVKLVTGIAELISSQIYIARLRQKEQMLSKAEYDTLRSQINPHFLFNTLSVIKFLVRTEPEKAQHLILTLASFLRKNLKTTEDLIPFAEEMKCIEFYLTIQQARFGERLAVENVIESKCLDIAFPAFTLQPLVENSLNHGLASVDGALKVVVTAQIVENRMIVRVEDNGVGIPEEVIEAVRNNKVLGSMGVGLTNVNRRLKSIFGKEYSFTIQNKNPGATAEIQIPMAAKKGGQ, encoded by the coding sequence GTGGACGTTAGCATAGAAAGCATTAAAAATGTTGGTCTTATAGTTCTTTTAGCATATCCACTTACACATTATGCTGTTTTGCAGCGTTCACTTGTGATGATTTCCAATTCTTTGGATAAGGTGAATTTAATAGTTATCTTCAGTATTTTGTCGATCGTGACCAATATAGCTGGAACAGAGGTTTTTAATGGAGCGTTACTGTCCAGCCGGATCATTTGCCCTGCTATTGCGGGGTTAATTTCAGGCCCTATTGTTGGAACCATAGTGGGTGTAATGGGCGGGCTTCATCGTTATACATTGGGCGGCTTCACTGCATTACCTGATTTTTTATCCATGATAGCAAGTGGTATTATAGGCGGCTTCTTCTATAAGCACTATCGGGAAAAGAGAATTAGTTTTGGGAAAGCGTTTTTTTTGGGCGCTATTGCAGGAACTCTTGAGTTGCTTCTTGTTGTTCTTTTAGCCAAACCTTCGGTTTTAGCATTTGCGTTGGTAAGCTGGCTTGGGCCGGCCAATGTAATTATAAATGCAATTGGCGGAGGTCTATTTGTTAGCATTTTGAAAAAAGTTCAGCATAGTCAGTATTCTATTGGCGCCAGTTATGCGGAAATAGCAACCGTAATTGCTCAAAAAACATTGCCTGTGGTGAGAGGTGAACTTGATCTCAAAAGTGCACAAAAAATAGCAAGTATTCTTTTAGCTGAAGCCGGCTTTGGCGCGGTTTCTATTAATGACGGAAAAAAAGTATTAGCCTTTTGTGGTGCTGGAGATGAACACCACAAAGTGGGAGATGTAGTTTTGCCGCAGATGGCGATGCTTACTAAACATGAAATTGGAATTGCCAATTCGCATGCGGAAATTGGCTGTGCGTATAAAGCATGTCCGCTTGATTCAGCTATTGTTGTTGCTTTGAATTGTGGAGATGAACGGATTGGAAATCTTGAAGTGTATAAAGTTAGAGATGTTTTTCATCCTCCGGATGTTAAATTAGTAACCGGAATTGCGGAGCTGATTAGCTCGCAAATTTATATAGCGCGATTAAGGCAAAAGGAGCAAATGTTGTCAAAAGCAGAATATGATACGTTGCGATCGCAAATAAATCCGCATTTTTTATTTAATACGTTAAGTGTAATAAAATTTCTTGTTCGTACTGAACCTGAAAAAGCGCAGCATTTAATATTGACCTTAGCTTCTTTTCTTAGAAAAAATTTGAAAACGACGGAAGATCTGATTCCGTTTGCTGAAGAGATGAAATGTATTGAGTTCTACTTAACGATTCAACAAGCTAGGTTTGGTGAACGCCTTGCCGTAGAGAATGTGATTGAATCTAAGTGTTTAGATATCGCTTTCCCTGCATTTACCTTGCAGCCACTAGTTGAAAACTCATTAAATCATGGTTTGGCGTCAGTAGACGGAGCCTTGAAAGTAGTAGTGACAGCTCAAATCGTTGAAAACAGGATGATTGTTAGAGTAGAAGATAATGGGGTGGGAATCCCGGAAGAAGTAATAGAAGCTGTTAGAAATAACAAAGTCCTAGGGTCTATGGGGGTCGGACTTACGAATGTGAACCGGAGACTAAAAAGCATTTTTGGGAAAGAATATTCGTTTACTATACAAAATAAAAATCCTGGTGCAACGGCTGAAATTCAGATACCAATGGCAGCTAAGAAAGGTGGGCAATAA
- a CDS encoding LytTR family DNA-binding domain-containing protein — protein MRVLIVDDESHIVMELEYILSHMQDVEVLKSCISGNAALEAIVKLEPDVVFLDIEMPGLSGIQLGHILKTIQKPPYIIYVTAHEKFALEAFKVGARGYILKPFSEEDIKEQIRLAAINFAEVEKQIPEEEKRKFASIPKVGVEINGRFSLLDQQDIMMAYASDRSVYIRAEGRDYLCQFSLSELENRLQKETFFRCHRNYIVNLYRVIEVRPWFNNTYVLLMDDNKTEVPVSRSQRIAIKNMFNL, from the coding sequence GTGCGTGTTCTAATAGTCGATGATGAGAGCCATATTGTTATGGAGTTAGAATATATTCTTAGTCATATGCAAGACGTGGAAGTTTTAAAATCGTGTATTTCTGGAAATGCGGCGTTAGAAGCGATTGTTAAGCTTGAACCGGATGTAGTGTTTTTAGATATTGAGATGCCTGGATTGTCAGGAATTCAACTTGGGCATATTCTTAAGACCATTCAAAAACCACCCTATATTATCTACGTTACAGCACATGAAAAATTTGCTCTTGAGGCATTTAAGGTTGGGGCGAGAGGGTATATTCTAAAACCTTTTTCAGAAGAGGATATAAAAGAGCAAATTCGCTTAGCGGCAATTAACTTTGCTGAAGTTGAAAAACAAATACCCGAAGAGGAAAAAAGGAAATTTGCTAGCATTCCTAAGGTTGGGGTAGAAATCAACGGACGATTTTCTTTGTTGGACCAACAAGATATTATGATGGCTTATGCGAGCGATAGATCTGTTTATATACGGGCGGAGGGGCGCGATTACCTTTGTCAATTTTCTCTTTCAGAATTGGAAAATAGACTTCAAAAAGAAACGTTTTTTCGGTGTCATCGGAACTACATCGTAAATCTTTATCGGGTTATAGAAGTGAGACCGTGGTTTAATAATACCTATGTATTGCTAATGGATGATAATAAAACCGAAGTGCCTGTAAGTCGTTCGCAGCGCATTGCGATAAAAAATATGTTCAACTTGTAA
- a CDS encoding tripartite tricarboxylate transporter substrate binding protein translates to MYLPIKLVKWLVSISCLIVLAGCGNELTSEPYPSQALTIIVSFAPGGGTAESARALLPYVEKNLGMPITISFKTGEGGWSGWKELLEEEADGYTLAYINTPNIITGYMDPASKRPATLDDFELIANHVMDYGVIAIRHDEARFENLAELMAYAQTREVTAAATGYASDDNIAQLKINQQYGSKFVGTHFRGTAQGIDAVVKGRIDVLFANVGELCQLHKDQKLKIVAIMSPVRSEIIPDVPTMDELGYPGIYSYSARGIAMKKGVDSSKVKKVADAFAAGINHPEHVKKMQDAGLQVQYMDGEEYKRFLLSEENNIRDIFGLLGWE, encoded by the coding sequence ATGTATTTGCCAATAAAGTTGGTCAAGTGGCTAGTCAGTATTAGTTGTTTAATCGTATTGGCTGGGTGTGGCAATGAACTAACATCAGAACCATATCCGTCCCAAGCGCTTACGATCATTGTTAGCTTTGCTCCTGGCGGCGGGACTGCAGAATCGGCTCGTGCTTTGCTTCCTTATGTGGAAAAAAATCTAGGAATGCCAATAACGATTAGTTTTAAAACAGGTGAGGGCGGTTGGAGCGGCTGGAAAGAACTGCTGGAGGAAGAGGCGGATGGTTATACGCTGGCCTATATTAATACGCCTAATATAATTACTGGATATATGGATCCGGCAAGTAAAAGACCGGCAACTTTGGATGATTTTGAATTAATAGCCAATCATGTAATGGATTATGGGGTTATTGCTATTCGTCATGATGAGGCGCGGTTTGAAAATTTGGCTGAGTTAATGGCTTACGCTCAGACAAGAGAAGTTACGGCAGCAGCGACTGGTTATGCGAGTGATGATAATATTGCTCAATTAAAAATTAATCAACAGTATGGAAGTAAGTTTGTAGGTACGCACTTTCGCGGAACGGCACAAGGAATAGATGCGGTAGTTAAAGGGCGTATTGATGTTCTTTTTGCCAATGTAGGTGAACTTTGCCAATTGCATAAAGACCAAAAATTGAAGATCGTTGCCATTATGTCTCCGGTGCGGTCTGAAATAATTCCAGATGTTCCAACCATGGATGAACTTGGCTATCCAGGCATATACTCTTACTCTGCTCGTGGAATTGCGATGAAAAAAGGAGTAGATTCTAGTAAAGTTAAGAAGGTAGCCGATGCATTTGCAGCAGGAATTAACCATCCTGAACATGTAAAAAAAATGCAGGATGCAGGACTGCAAGTACAGTATATGGATGGAGAAGAGTACAAGCGATTTCTTCTTTCAGAAGAAAATAATATTAGAGACATATTTGGATTGCTTGGATGGGAATAA
- the selD gene encoding selenide, water dikinase SelD: MATGNDRRGCFVVKLTQFTNSGGCAAKVPPGSLSQVLRQLKAPSDPRLLVGTDTSDDAGVFLLNEETALIQTVDFFPPMVDDPYLFGQIAAANSLSDVYAMGGKPLTALNVVAWPLCKLPAEVLLQVLQGGMDKVAEAGAVLAGGHTIADNEPKYGLSVTGVCHPSRVRTNAGARPGDALVLTKALGTGILTTAARLELFGTGVAAAGKSMSTLNKAAAQVMEGFDVHGCTDITGFGLLGHTAEVAAGSGVKICLDANALPLLPEVLEAAAMGLIPAGAYTNRDYLGARVRFGDSVPEALRDVCYDPQTSGGLLIALSEDEAPKLLQELQAAGVTAAAIIGRVTDGEGGTIDVK; this comes from the coding sequence ATGGCTACAGGAAATGATAGGAGGGGATGCTTCGTGGTGAAGCTGACTCAGTTTACAAATAGCGGCGGCTGCGCCGCAAAGGTGCCGCCGGGCTCGTTGTCGCAAGTGCTGCGGCAGCTCAAAGCGCCCAGTGATCCGCGCCTTTTGGTAGGAACGGACACGTCGGATGACGCCGGGGTGTTCTTATTAAATGAAGAAACAGCGCTCATTCAGACGGTTGATTTTTTCCCTCCCATGGTGGATGATCCGTATTTGTTCGGGCAGATTGCGGCAGCCAACAGCCTAAGCGATGTCTATGCTATGGGCGGCAAGCCGCTGACGGCGTTGAATGTCGTGGCCTGGCCTCTTTGCAAGCTGCCGGCGGAAGTGCTGCTGCAGGTGCTCCAAGGCGGCATGGACAAGGTGGCCGAAGCCGGGGCGGTTTTGGCCGGAGGCCATACAATTGCCGATAATGAGCCCAAATACGGTCTCAGCGTCACCGGTGTTTGCCATCCTTCGCGGGTGCGTACCAACGCCGGAGCGCGGCCGGGCGATGCGTTGGTGTTGACCAAGGCGTTGGGCACAGGAATTTTGACAACCGCGGCGCGGCTGGAGCTGTTTGGCACAGGCGTGGCGGCGGCGGGAAAATCCATGTCTACGCTGAACAAGGCGGCGGCGCAAGTTATGGAAGGCTTTGACGTGCACGGCTGTACGGATATTACGGGCTTTGGCCTGTTGGGTCATACGGCGGAAGTGGCCGCTGGCAGCGGCGTTAAGATTTGCTTGGATGCCAATGCCTTGCCGCTGTTGCCGGAGGTGCTGGAAGCGGCGGCGATGGGGCTGATCCCTGCAGGGGCCTATACCAATCGGGATTATTTGGGCGCACGGGTGCGCTTTGGAGACTCGGTGCCGGAAGCGCTGCGAGATGTATGCTATGATCCGCAGACGTCCGGCGGCTTGTTGATTGCTTTGAGTGAAGACGAGGCGCCGAAGCTGCTGCAGGAATTGCAGGCGGCGGGCGTGACGGCGGCAGCCATTATTGGCCGCGTAACAGACGGCGAAGGAGGAACGATTGATGTCAAATGA
- the yedF gene encoding sulfurtransferase-like selenium metabolism protein YedF, protein MSNEIDARGLLCPQPVILTKRALDAMNAGVLTVRVDNEIAKENVRKLATSLGCVVDVVAEAGGFALRLTKGAATELPTFLGECVSCREEAPAEEGLVYLVTKDTLGHGSDELGAVLMRSFLHTLLEGPVPKALLFLNSGVKLTVEASALLEPIRALAEAGCQVLSCGTCLSYYHLEDKLAVGEVTNMYTILELARSGRTLTL, encoded by the coding sequence ATGTCAAATGAAATAGATGCCAGAGGGCTTCTTTGCCCGCAGCCGGTCATTTTGACCAAACGGGCGTTGGATGCCATGAATGCTGGCGTGCTGACAGTGCGGGTGGATAATGAAATTGCCAAGGAAAATGTGCGCAAACTGGCAACTTCATTGGGCTGTGTCGTAGACGTGGTCGCCGAAGCCGGGGGCTTTGCCTTGCGTTTGACCAAGGGAGCGGCAACGGAGCTGCCAACGTTTCTGGGTGAATGCGTAAGTTGTCGGGAAGAAGCGCCTGCGGAAGAGGGGCTAGTCTATTTGGTTACCAAGGATACCTTGGGCCACGGCAGCGACGAGCTGGGTGCGGTGCTGATGCGTTCGTTCTTGCATACGCTTTTGGAAGGACCTGTACCGAAGGCGTTGCTTTTCCTTAACAGCGGCGTCAAGCTGACGGTAGAGGCATCGGCTTTGTTGGAGCCCATCCGAGCACTGGCTGAGGCGGGCTGCCAGGTGTTGTCCTGCGGTACGTGCCTTTCCTATTACCACTTGGAAGACAAGCTGGCGGTAGGAGAAGTGACAAATATGTATACCATTCTGGAACTGGCTCGTTCTGGGCGGACGCTGACGCTGTGA
- a CDS encoding DUF3343 domain-containing protein produces the protein MLAKLYPKLNCLVTLVSVHDALLAERELGQRNIRIVPTPQELDLSCGQSLLCVLEEAAEIRGLLERAGVRCGFWHRRSQSGWVKIDED, from the coding sequence ATGTTGGCGAAACTCTATCCAAAGCTTAACTGCTTGGTGACGCTGGTTTCGGTGCATGATGCGCTGTTGGCGGAACGGGAGCTTGGCCAACGGAACATTCGCATTGTGCCGACGCCGCAAGAGCTGGATCTTAGCTGCGGCCAAAGTCTGCTTTGTGTTCTAGAGGAAGCGGCGGAGATTCGGGGTTTGCTGGAGCGCGCTGGCGTGCGCTGCGGCTTTTGGCATCGTCGAAGCCAGAGTGGTTGGGTGAAGATAGACGAGGATTGA
- a CDS encoding DUF951 domain-containing protein, whose protein sequence is MNIVKVDMGDIVKMKKAHPCGSDRWEIVRTGMDIGLKCLGCGHRVLIPRPKFEKSFRGIVGKVGDTE, encoded by the coding sequence ATGAATATCGTCAAGGTGGACATGGGAGATATAGTGAAAATGAAGAAAGCGCATCCTTGTGGCAGTGACCGTTGGGAGATTGTGCGCACAGGCATGGATATCGGTCTGAAGTGCCTGGGCTGCGGCCATCGAGTACTTATTCCGCGTCCTAAGTTTGAAAAATCGTTCCGAGGTATCGTCGGCAAAGTCGGCGATACGGAATAA
- a CDS encoding methyl-accepting chemotaxis protein, with protein sequence MSWNISKKITAAFLAVIALVAIMSAFTYYEVGQLNDMHITSAKSNLEKMYLSQGIALDIANEAVAMRRFNFTGDANDITVFNTYRTQGSEKLQQLDATLSLQKNKDLIQKILQEKTKYESIAEKSFAAKKANDVATVGSLMDEAGTPYKASMNAALEMVRNVDDFVKADEIASDEKASSMRKTLLFTNLLVAIIAIFISRFISGRISRPAQEVSTAAASIAAGDLSGPNVAVTTNDEIGELGHSFNTMKSNLRQVMQTIQSSAEQVTTSSEELTASAEQSAIASTQVAESITSVAQGAAGQLQAIENASATVQTLSAGLEEAAASAHEVSDQSSRASRTAVDGAQTVAQAVKQMQSIQETVSFSANVVAKLGESSQEIGQIVDTISGIAAQTNLLALNAAIEAARAGEQGRGFAVVAEEVRHLAEQSQDAAKKITTLISEIQGDTAKAVSSMQAGTREVETGVEVVNSTGAAFNSIETIVLHVADQMKEMSTVIEHMAQGSQEIVTAVAEIDRLSKHASSESENVAAITEEQSAAAEEIAASSQGLEGMAQKMQEAVSKFRL encoded by the coding sequence ATGTCCTGGAATATCAGCAAAAAAATCACTGCAGCGTTTCTCGCCGTCATTGCTCTTGTCGCTATTATGAGCGCCTTCACCTATTACGAAGTAGGGCAGCTCAACGACATGCATATTACCTCTGCTAAAAGCAATTTGGAGAAAATGTATCTTTCCCAAGGCATCGCGTTGGATATTGCCAATGAAGCCGTGGCCATGCGTCGCTTCAACTTTACCGGCGACGCCAACGACATTACCGTATTCAATACATACCGCACCCAAGGAAGCGAAAAGCTGCAACAGCTAGATGCTACGCTGTCGCTGCAAAAGAATAAAGACCTTATCCAAAAAATCCTGCAAGAAAAAACCAAGTACGAAAGCATCGCGGAAAAGTCCTTTGCCGCAAAAAAAGCCAACGATGTAGCAACCGTCGGCAGCCTTATGGACGAAGCCGGCACCCCCTATAAGGCGTCTATGAATGCAGCGCTAGAGATGGTGCGCAATGTTGACGATTTTGTCAAAGCCGATGAAATCGCTTCCGACGAAAAAGCGTCGTCCATGCGCAAAACATTGCTTTTCACCAACCTTTTGGTCGCCATTATCGCCATCTTCATCAGCCGCTTCATCAGCGGCCGCATTTCGCGCCCCGCCCAGGAAGTCAGCACTGCCGCAGCTAGTATTGCCGCTGGCGATCTGTCCGGTCCGAACGTAGCCGTTACCACAAATGACGAAATCGGCGAATTGGGCCATTCCTTCAATACGATGAAAAGCAATCTGCGCCAAGTCATGCAGACTATCCAGTCTTCCGCCGAGCAAGTCACTACTTCATCGGAAGAACTTACGGCCAGCGCGGAACAATCCGCTATCGCCTCGACCCAAGTAGCTGAGTCCATTACCTCCGTAGCCCAAGGCGCCGCAGGACAGCTCCAAGCTATAGAAAATGCTTCTGCTACGGTCCAGACTCTGTCCGCCGGACTAGAGGAAGCCGCCGCCAGTGCCCACGAAGTCAGCGACCAGTCTTCTCGCGCCTCGCGCACAGCCGTTGACGGCGCTCAAACAGTCGCCCAGGCGGTTAAGCAAATGCAAAGCATCCAAGAAACCGTTAGCTTCTCCGCTAATGTCGTCGCCAAACTTGGTGAAAGCTCCCAGGAAATCGGTCAAATCGTCGACACCATTTCAGGTATCGCCGCGCAGACCAATCTCTTAGCACTGAACGCCGCCATTGAAGCTGCCCGCGCCGGCGAACAAGGACGAGGCTTTGCTGTCGTCGCCGAGGAAGTACGCCACCTGGCCGAACAATCCCAGGATGCCGCCAAAAAAATCACCACCCTTATTTCCGAAATTCAAGGCGACACCGCCAAGGCGGTCTCCTCCATGCAAGCCGGCACCCGCGAGGTGGAAACTGGCGTGGAAGTTGTCAACAGCACCGGCGCCGCCTTTAATAGTATTGAAACCATCGTGCTTCATGTGGCGGATCAGATGAAAGAAATGTCCACCGTCATCGAGCATATGGCCCAAGGCAGCCAGGAAATCGTTACCGCGGTGGCCGAAATTGACCGACTGAGTAAACATGCTTCCAGCGAGTCGGAAAACGTCGCTGCCATCACCGAGGAACAGTCCGCCGCCGCCGAAGAAATCGCTGCTTCCAGCCAGGGCCTCGAAGGCATGGCGCAAAAAATGCAGGAAGCCGTCAGTAAGTTCCGGCTGTAA
- the pflB gene encoding formate C-acetyltransferase: protein MMNNKAWNEFQGGRWQRRIDVRSFIQRNYQPYTGDDAFLAAPTARTTQLWDKCMSLLKAEQEKGGVLSVDPTRVSTITSHGAGYIEKDLEVVVGLQTEAPLERGVIVNGGIRMAEQACEAYGYKLDPEISNIYHNHRTTHNTAVFRAYSEEMKLARKVGIITGLPDAYGRGRIIGDYRRVALYGVDHLIACKKQDLKERIDAMDEETMRSREEISLQIEALEQMAQMAASYGCDIRRPAQTALEAAQWLYFGYLAGIKDQNGAAMSIGRVSTFLDIYFQRDLAAGLLNEASAQEIIDQLVIKLRLARQLRTPDYNELFAGDPLWVTESVGGMGVDGRTLVTKTSFRVLHTLYNLGPAPEPNLTVLWAAALPEGFKRFCAKVSIDTSAIQYESDDLMRPIYGDDYGIACCVSAMRLGQQMQFFGARANLAKALLMAINGGKDEKSALQVAPELPLPEGEYLEYDVVRRRYSRVLEWLAGLYVNTMNLIHYMHDRYAYEASQLALHDSQVERLMAFGVAGLSVAADSLSAIRYGKVKAIRDERGIAVGFTNEQPFPCYGNDDDRVDELAKELVEEFSALLKRHAAYRGAHHTLSVLTITSNVMYGKKTGATPDGRPAGAPFAPGANPMHGREEKGALAAMRSVTKLPYEACRDGISYTFSILPHVLGGTIEDRAAKMAALLDGYVSLAGHHINVNVLERATLEDAMEHPELYPQLTIRVSGYAVHFIKLSRAQQLEVIHRTFYDTVGA from the coding sequence ATGATGAACAACAAAGCATGGAACGAATTTCAAGGTGGGCGCTGGCAGCGGCGCATTGACGTGCGCAGCTTCATTCAGCGCAACTACCAGCCTTATACAGGGGATGACGCATTTTTGGCGGCACCGACGGCGCGGACTACGCAGCTTTGGGACAAGTGCATGAGCTTGCTTAAAGCGGAACAGGAGAAAGGCGGCGTTTTGTCTGTCGATCCCACGCGAGTCTCGACGATTACATCCCATGGCGCCGGGTACATTGAAAAAGACCTGGAGGTTGTTGTTGGTTTGCAGACCGAAGCTCCCTTGGAGCGCGGCGTCATTGTCAACGGCGGCATCCGCATGGCCGAACAGGCTTGTGAAGCCTACGGTTACAAACTGGACCCAGAAATCAGCAATATTTATCATAACCACCGAACTACGCATAATACGGCTGTGTTTCGGGCCTATTCGGAAGAGATGAAGCTGGCCCGTAAAGTGGGCATTATTACCGGTCTGCCTGACGCCTATGGACGGGGCCGCATTATCGGCGATTATCGCCGCGTGGCGCTTTACGGCGTAGACCATCTCATCGCCTGCAAAAAGCAGGATTTAAAAGAGCGCATTGACGCGATGGACGAAGAAACCATGCGCAGCCGCGAAGAGATTTCGCTGCAGATCGAAGCGCTGGAGCAAATGGCGCAGATGGCGGCAAGCTATGGCTGCGACATTCGCCGTCCGGCCCAAACGGCGCTCGAGGCAGCGCAGTGGCTTTACTTTGGGTATCTAGCAGGGATTAAGGATCAAAACGGGGCGGCTATGTCTATTGGCCGCGTTTCGACCTTTTTGGATATTTATTTCCAGCGCGATTTGGCGGCCGGTTTATTGAATGAAGCCAGCGCGCAGGAAATCATTGACCAATTGGTAATTAAGCTGCGTTTGGCGCGGCAACTGCGCACGCCGGATTATAACGAGCTTTTCGCCGGTGACCCGCTCTGGGTGACGGAGTCGGTAGGGGGTATGGGCGTAGATGGCCGTACCCTGGTGACTAAGACGTCTTTCCGTGTGTTGCATACTCTTTACAATCTGGGACCTGCGCCGGAGCCTAATCTGACGGTGCTCTGGGCGGCGGCTTTGCCGGAAGGCTTCAAACGCTTTTGCGCCAAAGTGTCCATCGATACCAGTGCCATCCAATACGAAAGCGACGATCTGATGCGACCCATTTATGGCGACGATTACGGCATCGCTTGTTGCGTGTCGGCTATGCGCCTAGGACAGCAGATGCAGTTCTTCGGTGCGCGGGCCAACTTGGCTAAGGCCCTTTTGATGGCTATCAATGGGGGTAAAGACGAGAAATCGGCGTTGCAAGTGGCTCCGGAATTGCCGTTGCCGGAAGGTGAGTATTTGGAGTATGACGTAGTGCGTCGTCGCTACAGCCGGGTGTTGGAGTGGCTGGCTGGCCTTTACGTGAATACGATGAATTTGATTCATTATATGCATGATCGCTATGCCTATGAAGCATCTCAGTTGGCGCTGCACGACAGCCAGGTGGAGCGGCTGATGGCTTTTGGTGTTGCCGGTCTTTCGGTGGCGGCAGATTCTTTGAGCGCGATCCGCTATGGCAAGGTCAAAGCAATTCGCGATGAACGGGGTATTGCCGTAGGCTTCACCAACGAGCAGCCTTTCCCTTGCTATGGCAATGATGATGATCGTGTAGACGAGTTGGCGAAAGAGTTGGTAGAAGAATTCTCGGCGCTCTTGAAGCGCCATGCAGCATATCGTGGTGCGCATCATACGTTGTCGGTGCTTACCATTACCTCGAATGTGATGTATGGTAAAAAAACCGGTGCTACGCCGGACGGGCGTCCTGCTGGCGCTCCCTTTGCGCCGGGAGCTAACCCCATGCACGGACGTGAGGAAAAAGGCGCGCTGGCCGCTATGCGTTCTGTGACCAAGCTTCCTTACGAAGCCTGTCGCGATGGCATTTCCTACACTTTCTCCATATTGCCCCATGTGCTGGGCGGGACGATAGAAGATCGCGCGGCCAAGATGGCGGCGCTGTTGGACGGCTATGTATCGCTGGCTGGCCACCATATCAATGTCAACGTTTTGGAACGGGCGACTTTGGAAGACGCTATGGAGCATCCGGAATTGTATCCGCAGCTGACTATCCGCGTTTCCGGCTACGCCGTACACTTTATTAAGCTCAGTCGGGCGCAGCAGCTCGAAGTCATCCACCGCACCTTCTATGATACGGTAGGCGCGTAA
- the pflA gene encoding pyruvate formate-lyase-activating protein: protein MSDIKGWVHSVETFGTLDGRGIRYVLFLSGCSLGCAFCHNPDTWKRGGREMTVAEVLADYQRYRPFYDASNGGITVSGGEPMEQAEFVGALFAACQEAGVHTTLDTSGKWAVGAAQAVLPYADAVLFSLKGAREETYRSLTRNGDYQATLLHLKEAVLASDVTLRFVVIPDLTDGEVESEALAKVVLALPRPVAVQLLPYHTMGVEKWRILGMDYPLEGILPASKEIVAQVALRLSKRGVALST, encoded by the coding sequence ATGAGCGACATCAAGGGCTGGGTGCATTCGGTAGAGACCTTCGGCACGCTGGACGGGCGAGGGATTCGCTATGTGCTGTTTTTATCCGGCTGCAGCCTGGGCTGTGCTTTTTGCCATAATCCGGATACCTGGAAACGGGGGGGCCGGGAGATGACCGTAGCAGAGGTGCTGGCGGACTATCAGCGGTATCGTCCTTTTTACGATGCTTCCAACGGCGGCATTACTGTCAGCGGCGGGGAACCGATGGAACAGGCGGAGTTTGTGGGGGCCCTTTTTGCGGCTTGCCAGGAGGCGGGGGTTCACACCACCTTGGATACCAGCGGAAAGTGGGCGGTTGGCGCGGCGCAGGCGGTGCTTCCCTATGCAGATGCGGTGCTTTTCAGTCTCAAGGGAGCGCGGGAAGAAACCTATCGCAGCCTAACTCGTAACGGCGATTATCAGGCGACGCTGCTTCATTTAAAGGAAGCCGTTTTGGCCAGTGACGTCACTTTGCGTTTTGTGGTCATTCCGGACTTGACGGACGGCGAGGTGGAAAGCGAGGCGCTGGCTAAGGTAGTGTTGGCACTGCCACGTCCGGTAGCGGTGCAGCTTTTGCCATATCATACGATGGGTGTAGAAAAGTGGCGTATTCTGGGCATGGATTACCCGCTGGAGGGTATTTTACCGGCGTCGAAGGAAATCGTCGCCCAAGTGGCTTTACGGCTGTCTAAGCGTGGCGTCGCCTTGTCTACTTGA